A region from the Hymenobacter siberiensis genome encodes:
- a CDS encoding M28 family peptidase gives MASAQSAELLQAYARTSGVTGREEEASQFVESLFKAGALQHDRLGNLVLVLGSGLPRRLLVAPLDEPGYVVSQIQDNGYLRVTPVGGGRIGPLFHQFLEGHDVRISTERGAVNAVSCVPSSHYDGLRAEPEKSKAPFSWQSAFLDVGASSAADVATQGIRLLDPLTLEKKPAVIGQQWVAAPAMKAKAAALALAAVAQTLAAAPVKGTVVVAWVTQELLNGKGFEAVANRFGPFEEVYRFDRHLETEATGTGQFLTNQALPSALSGQVLTQPTRPAPKPVLPNTKLANARTYLLGLPARYTNTPVEAVAVADVRQLAQAWLLAVGSPAPAPVALPLPAVAAGPPPVALPAPARLLAGLVGQYGVSNAETPVREFIARQLPAWAKPVVDQAGNLTLTFGQGQRHLVFVAHMDEVGFVVDSIRPNGRLVLAMKGGAFPWLWEAQPALVHIPGQAAISALFEPRPDYMKATKSALSVPLTLFAGFTSAQQAQAAGIHPGSSTVTMPKRLRPLGTQRAAARGLDDRVGCAALLLSLKGLDPGKLPYKVTYVWSVAEEIGVLGAAFAAQQLQDATVVYPIDTFVSSDAPQESRIFGYCPLGQGAVIRVLENPNFVPRHLVREVHALADRHRIPIQEGMTAGGTDGLEFLNYGIPSVPLSWPGRYSHSPVEVLDYRDMDSLVRLLRALVQVNVPARAATQPTKPRR, from the coding sequence ATGGCCTCGGCTCAGTCAGCGGAGCTGCTGCAGGCGTATGCCCGAACCAGTGGCGTAACGGGCCGGGAGGAGGAAGCTAGCCAGTTTGTGGAGTCCCTGTTCAAGGCCGGGGCGCTGCAGCACGACCGGCTGGGCAACCTGGTGCTGGTGCTCGGCAGCGGGTTGCCGCGCCGCTTGCTCGTGGCCCCGCTCGACGAGCCGGGCTACGTGGTGAGCCAGATTCAGGATAACGGCTACCTGCGGGTGACCCCCGTGGGCGGCGGGCGGATTGGGCCGTTGTTTCACCAATTTCTGGAAGGTCACGATGTGCGAATCAGCACCGAACGCGGGGCCGTGAACGCCGTTTCGTGCGTACCGTCGTCGCACTACGATGGCCTGCGGGCCGAGCCGGAAAAAAGCAAGGCCCCGTTCTCGTGGCAGTCCGCTTTCCTGGACGTGGGCGCTTCTTCGGCCGCGGACGTAGCCACCCAAGGCATTCGGCTGCTGGACCCGCTGACCCTCGAGAAAAAGCCGGCCGTTATCGGGCAGCAGTGGGTGGCGGCGCCCGCCATGAAAGCGAAAGCAGCGGCCCTGGCGCTGGCCGCCGTGGCCCAAACCTTGGCAGCAGCCCCGGTCAAGGGCACCGTGGTAGTAGCCTGGGTTACCCAGGAGTTATTGAATGGCAAAGGCTTTGAAGCCGTTGCCAACCGGTTTGGCCCGTTCGAGGAAGTGTACCGCTTCGACCGCCACCTCGAAACCGAAGCCACGGGCACCGGACAGTTTCTGACCAACCAGGCGCTGCCTTCGGCGCTCTCCGGGCAGGTGCTGACGCAGCCGACCCGGCCGGCCCCCAAGCCCGTGCTGCCCAACACGAAGCTGGCCAATGCCCGCACGTACCTGCTGGGCCTCCCCGCCCGGTACACCAACACGCCCGTGGAGGCCGTGGCCGTGGCCGATGTGCGGCAGCTCGCGCAAGCCTGGCTGCTGGCAGTTGGTTCGCCGGCTCCGGCCCCGGTTGCGCTGCCATTGCCCGCGGTGGCAGCGGGGCCACCGCCCGTCGCATTGCCGGCCCCGGCCCGGCTCTTGGCGGGCCTGGTGGGGCAATACGGCGTGAGCAACGCCGAAACCCCGGTGCGGGAGTTCATCGCCCGGCAGCTGCCGGCCTGGGCCAAACCCGTGGTGGACCAGGCCGGCAACCTGACCCTGACCTTCGGGCAAGGCCAGCGCCACCTGGTGTTCGTGGCCCACATGGACGAGGTGGGGTTTGTGGTCGATTCCATTCGACCCAACGGCCGGCTGGTACTGGCCATGAAAGGGGGCGCGTTTCCCTGGCTGTGGGAAGCCCAGCCCGCCTTGGTGCACATCCCTGGGCAAGCGGCTATTTCCGCCCTGTTTGAGCCCCGGCCGGATTACATGAAGGCCACCAAAAGCGCCCTATCGGTTCCCCTAACCCTATTCGCGGGCTTCACTTCCGCCCAGCAAGCCCAGGCGGCCGGCATCCACCCGGGCAGCTCCACCGTGACCATGCCCAAACGGCTGCGCCCGCTGGGCACGCAGCGGGCCGCCGCGCGGGGCCTCGACGACCGGGTGGGCTGCGCGGCCTTGTTGCTGAGCTTGAAAGGACTGGACCCCGGCAAGCTGCCGTACAAAGTCACGTACGTGTGGTCGGTGGCGGAGGAAATTGGAGTGCTGGGCGCTGCGTTTGCCGCGCAGCAGCTGCAGGACGCCACCGTGGTGTACCCCATCGACACCTTTGTGTCGTCCGATGCGCCCCAGGAGTCTCGGATATTTGGCTACTGCCCTTTAGGGCAGGGCGCCGTGATTCGGGTGCTGGAAAACCCCAACTTCGTTCCGCGCCATTTGGTGCGGGAAGTGCACGCCCTGGCCGACCGCCACCGGATACCCATCCAGGAGGGTATGACGGCCGGTGGCACCGATGGACTGGAATTCCTGAATTATGGCATTCCTTCGGTGCCCCTTTCCTGGCCCGGCCGCTACTCGCACTCGCCTGTGGAAGTGCTGGACTACCGCGACATGGACAGCCTCGTGCGCCTGCTGCGGGCGCTGGTGCAAGTGAACGTTCCCGCTAGGGCTGCAACACAGCCCACAAAACCTCGCCGCTAA
- a CDS encoding isochorismatase family protein produces MSKVLIIVDVQNDYFDNGAMELVGALQASENVKRVLAKFRKKTCPSSTFTTWGYLPTRPSSCPEQQGPRFTRT; encoded by the coding sequence ATGAGCAAAGTCCTGATTATCGTCGACGTGCAAAACGATTATTTTGATAATGGTGCCATGGAGCTCGTGGGCGCCTTGCAAGCCAGCGAAAACGTAAAACGGGTATTGGCAAAATTCCGCAAAAAAACCTGCCCATCGTCCACGTTCACCACCTGGGGGTATCTCCCGACGCGACCTTCTTCCTGCCCGGAACAGCAGGGGCCGAGATTCACGCGAACGTGA
- a CDS encoding isochorismatase family protein, translating to MGVSPDATFFLPGTAGAEIHANVTPLTGEKMVVKYYPNSFRETDLLEHLHGLAVTEVVVTGMMTHMCIDATTRAARDLGFECTVIGDACATRDLEVNGAHVKAADVQTAFLAALSSFYAKVQNTQEYLAAEGQTA from the coding sequence CTGGGGGTATCTCCCGACGCGACCTTCTTCCTGCCCGGAACAGCAGGGGCCGAGATTCACGCGAACGTGACACCGTTAACTGGCGAAAAAATGGTGGTGAAATACTACCCGAACAGCTTCCGGGAGACGGACCTGCTGGAGCACCTGCACGGGCTAGCGGTCACGGAAGTTGTGGTTACGGGCATGATGACGCACATGTGCATTGATGCCACCACCCGTGCCGCCCGCGACTTGGGCTTTGAATGCACCGTCATCGGAGATGCCTGTGCCACACGAGACCTGGAAGTAAATGGGGCGCACGTGAAAGCCGCTGACGTGCAGACGGCATTTTTAGCCGCGCTGTCCTCTTTCTACGCCAAGGTTCAAAACACGCAGGAGTACCTGGCTGCCGAGGGGCAGACAGCCTAA
- a CDS encoding serine hydrolase — protein sequence MLLFRSCGWLLAGLLSLPARAQTAPPVTAPLDVAAVDAVVARTLKAFDVPGMAVAVVKDGQVVLAKGYGVRSLATKAPVDANTLFGIGSNTKAFTTAVLGLLVDEGKLRWDDKVTKYLPEFQMYDPYVTAEFTVRDLLCHRSGLGQGIGDLMLFPDSADFTISDAIHNLRYFKPVASFRSRYEYDNCLYLVAGEVVARIARQPWTEFVETRLLRPLGMHRSATSFARLADPANVTDAHNLVDGRVQVIRRNLGSTADPTGALFSAGGIYSSTTDMSQWVRMLLGAAGAPAPLLQPATQRELWTPQTLMPTSPRPTPYNTHFTAYGLGWFLRDVRGYQEVWHTDSFSGMVSKVTLLPELRLGIVVLTNQVNRAAYTAVTNQIEDHYLGLNGLDRVQEQMAPATALLAAAANATVWQQVAVAQKAEPKQPNYAYYVGRYRDAWFGDVTVYQQGAQLWLKAARLPRLVGQVLPYRGNTRVIRWKDRSIPTDEFATFNLDAQGRATSLKLNNLVYVPGTAYDFQDLDLQRVPETAAVKQKTVLPKAA from the coding sequence ATGCTTCTTTTTCGCTCTTGCGGCTGGCTGCTGGCCGGCCTTCTTTCGCTGCCCGCCCGCGCCCAAACCGCCCCGCCGGTTACCGCCCCGCTCGACGTGGCCGCTGTCGATGCGGTCGTGGCCCGCACCCTGAAAGCTTTTGACGTGCCCGGCATGGCCGTGGCCGTGGTCAAGGACGGGCAGGTGGTGCTAGCCAAAGGCTACGGGGTGCGTTCGTTGGCCACCAAGGCGCCCGTGGACGCCAATACCCTATTCGGCATTGGATCCAACACCAAGGCCTTCACCACGGCCGTGCTGGGCCTGCTGGTAGACGAGGGCAAGCTGCGCTGGGACGACAAGGTGACGAAATACCTCCCGGAGTTCCAGATGTACGACCCCTACGTGACGGCCGAATTCACCGTGCGCGACCTGCTCTGCCACCGCAGCGGACTGGGCCAGGGCATCGGCGATTTGATGTTATTTCCCGATTCGGCCGATTTTACCATCAGCGATGCGATTCACAACCTGCGCTACTTTAAGCCCGTCGCGTCGTTTCGCAGCCGCTACGAATACGACAACTGCCTGTACCTGGTGGCGGGCGAAGTGGTGGCGCGCATCGCCCGGCAACCCTGGACGGAGTTTGTGGAAACCCGCCTGCTTCGGCCGCTGGGCATGCACCGCAGCGCCACGAGCTTTGCCCGCCTCGCGGACCCGGCCAACGTCACCGACGCACACAACCTAGTGGACGGCCGGGTGCAAGTCATTCGACGCAATTTGGGGTCGACGGCTGACCCGACGGGGGCCCTGTTTAGTGCCGGCGGCATCTACAGCAGCACGACCGACATGAGCCAGTGGGTTCGGATGCTGCTCGGCGCCGCCGGAGCCCCGGCCCCCCTGCTGCAACCCGCGACGCAACGCGAGTTGTGGACGCCGCAAACCCTGATGCCCACTAGCCCGAGGCCAACGCCCTACAATACCCACTTCACCGCCTACGGCCTGGGCTGGTTTCTGCGCGACGTGCGGGGCTATCAGGAAGTGTGGCACACGGACAGTTTTTCGGGCATGGTGAGCAAAGTCACGCTGTTGCCCGAGCTGCGCTTGGGCATCGTGGTGCTCACCAACCAAGTAAATCGGGCCGCTTACACCGCCGTGACCAACCAAATCGAAGACCACTACCTGGGGCTAAACGGCCTGGACCGGGTACAGGAACAGATGGCCCCCGCCACCGCGCTCCTCGCCGCCGCCGCCAACGCTACCGTGTGGCAGCAAGTGGCCGTGGCGCAAAAAGCGGAACCCAAGCAGCCAAACTACGCCTACTATGTGGGCCGCTACCGCGATGCGTGGTTTGGGGACGTGACCGTTTACCAACAAGGCGCGCAGCTCTGGTTGAAGGCGGCCCGCTTGCCGCGCCTGGTGGGGCAGGTGCTGCCGTACCGCGGGAACACGCGTGTGATACGCTGGAAGGACCGCAGCATTCCCACCGATGAATTTGCGACCTTCAACCTGGACGCCCAAGGCCGGGCCACGAGCCTCAAGCTGAATAATCTGGTGTACGTCCCCGGCACCGCTTACGATTTCCAAGACCTGGATTTGCAGCGGGTCCCGGAAACCGCCGCGGTGAAGCAAAAGACAGTGCTGCCGAAAGCGGCCTAG
- a CDS encoding recombinase family protein: MSTQKQGASGLGLEAQQAAVRAFVPDPAQLLPEYVEVESGKNNHRPQLLAAIAEARRVGATLLIAKLDRLSRNAGFVFALRDSGVDFVCCDMPDANTLTVGLFAVLAQHERETISRRTKDALTAKKARGAKLGTPANLTDAARTKGRAVMQQNAVAHQANRQAARLAGLLRAQGHSLPQIAAELTAAGYRTRRGRGFHPTTVNRLLQRAAAAPGPDTARERLMPPLNSGKDHSENGEYLVKTTPKVANTW; encoded by the coding sequence GTGTCCACCCAAAAGCAAGGGGCCTCGGGGCTCGGGCTCGAAGCGCAGCAAGCGGCGGTGCGGGCCTTCGTGCCCGACCCGGCCCAACTGCTGCCCGAGTACGTCGAGGTGGAGAGCGGCAAGAACAACCACCGGCCCCAGCTGCTCGCCGCCATTGCCGAGGCCCGGCGCGTGGGGGCGACGCTGTTGATTGCGAAGCTGGACCGGTTAAGTAGGAACGCGGGGTTCGTCTTTGCTTTGCGTGACTCGGGCGTCGACTTCGTCTGCTGCGACATGCCCGATGCGAATACCTTAACGGTGGGGTTGTTCGCCGTGCTCGCCCAGCACGAGCGCGAAACCATTTCCCGGCGCACGAAGGATGCACTCACCGCCAAAAAGGCGCGCGGTGCGAAACTGGGCACCCCAGCTAATTTGACGGATGCAGCGCGCACGAAAGGGCGGGCGGTCATGCAGCAGAATGCGGTGGCGCACCAAGCCAACCGCCAGGCGGCCCGCTTGGCCGGCTTGCTACGCGCCCAAGGGCATTCGCTGCCCCAGATTGCGGCCGAACTCACGGCCGCCGGCTACCGCACCCGCCGCGGAAGGGGCTTTCACCCCACCACCGTCAACCGCTTGCTGCAACGCGCCGCTGCGGCGCCCGGCCCAGACACGGCGCGGGAGAGGTTAATGCCCCCCTTGAACAGCGGTAAAGACCACTCCGAAAATGGCGAATACCTGGTAAAGACCACTCCGAAAGTGGCGAATACCTGGTAA
- the truA gene encoding tRNA pseudouridine(38-40) synthase TruA: MRYFLHFAYDGTRYHGWQVQPNTLTVQAELDRCLSQVLRQPIHTLGSGRTDTGVHASHQVAHFDAELPEALTLDLLLYRLRRALPTDIAALRLHPVADNAHARFSADERNYEYFVVTQPDAFRRDHALYVDRPLDVAAMNEAAGYLIGQFDFTSFSKVKGGVDHYICYCTGAGWHPAPGGWVFRIRANRFVRGMVRLVVGTLLDVGRGKMTPRQFQELLWAQRRVDAGGAAPARGLFLSKVEYEPGVVPEG; the protein is encoded by the coding sequence ATGCGGTATTTCCTCCATTTTGCCTACGACGGCACGCGCTACCACGGCTGGCAGGTGCAGCCCAACACCCTCACGGTGCAGGCCGAGCTCGACCGCTGCCTCTCGCAGGTATTGCGCCAGCCCATTCATACCCTCGGCAGCGGCCGCACCGATACCGGCGTGCACGCCAGCCACCAGGTCGCGCACTTCGATGCCGAGCTCCCCGAGGCGCTCACCCTCGATTTACTACTTTACCGCCTGCGCCGCGCCCTGCCCACCGATATTGCCGCCCTGCGCCTGCACCCCGTGGCCGACAACGCCCACGCCCGTTTCTCGGCCGATGAGCGCAACTACGAATACTTCGTGGTGACGCAGCCCGATGCCTTCCGCCGCGACCACGCCCTGTACGTGGACCGGCCGCTGGATGTGGCTGCCATGAACGAAGCCGCCGGCTACCTCATCGGGCAGTTCGATTTTACGTCTTTTTCCAAGGTAAAGGGCGGGGTCGACCACTACATCTGCTACTGCACCGGGGCGGGCTGGCACCCGGCACCGGGGGGCTGGGTTTTCCGTATTCGGGCCAACCGCTTCGTGCGGGGTATGGTGCGGCTGGTGGTGGGCACGCTGCTCGACGTGGGCCGGGGTAAGATGACACCGCGCCAGTTTCAGGAGCTGCTATGGGCACAGCGCCGGGTGGATGCCGGCGGGGCGGCACCAGCACGGGGACTATTCCTAAGCAAGGTAGAATACGAGCCAGGCGTGGTGCCGGAGGGCTGA
- a CDS encoding PID-CTERM protein-sorting domain-containing protein, whose amino-acid sequence MKQFLFSTALLLTMSLLPGGAAQAQPGSGGPTPGPVAPTETPLDGGASLLLASGIALGVRKLRQRRKQAN is encoded by the coding sequence ATGAAACAGTTTCTTTTCTCCACCGCGCTGCTGCTCACCATGAGCCTACTGCCCGGCGGCGCTGCACAGGCCCAACCCGGCTCCGGCGGTCCAACCCCGGGTCCCGTGGCCCCCACTGAAACGCCCCTCGACGGCGGCGCCTCCCTGCTGCTCGCCAGCGGCATCGCCCTGGGCGTGCGCAAGCTCCGCCAGCGCCGGAAACAGGCCAATTAG
- a CDS encoding LamG-like jellyroll fold domain-containing protein: protein MTNLFTMRPLQRLTYWLALVVAGLALPLASQAANPILTIQGTGGTGSDVTAFVDQVEIVRVSDGTVVSGAVANLSFESNSGLSNTDFGYNPTGASWTFNQASGIARVGSAFSPPTTAFGNFVAFVQSTTSLGNGQFQQALTLADGTYQVRFRVAQRTCCTTQNQRLNVLVNGTQVGTILTTNTTGYDVFTSNTFVVAPNNALAFDGTNDQVSIPNSAVYNAALAITLESWVRTSATGEKYITTKADDSWYLAMDGGAAGGVGTGVASFYLNGPSTSSGGWLYGTTNLADGRWHHVAGTYDGTTLRLYVDGVQQSSRAASGAISTGNNQVDIGTRTGDFFWNGSLDELRIYNTALTVAQVRADMFSTTAAVPASQVAYFNFDQGTAGGSNAGITTLTDQSTTANNGTLLNFALTGTASNWVRSFPTVTGISPTSGQISSSVTVVGTNLLDATSFKFNGTAVNPFTAPISDFSATVTVPSGTTTGPVSVSSAALTAYNGPTFTVLATPAVTWTGATSTNWATAGNWSPAVVPTSSIDVTIPSGPANQPVVSGTQAARNVTVQAGANLTLAAAISPISQFTLLSLLLDNGSTLTQGAGSELYPMGDMTNNGATFALAPTSKVGFILLGHSLKGTAGVTFQTVTVGEQGNNDFLNIQVPMQVRRKLGLYNNSKTSLLGLGSLTLLSDATGTALVENGIGSTVTGTVTVQQFISSTNAGLGYRHYSAPVSNTTVADLATAGFAPEVSQAATYNASATPNTVTPFPTVFAYDQSRVTLTNSFTPFDRGFAVPASTSTALTVGQGYAVNIAGTQLVDFVGTLNNGSITRTLARNAAGSANAADAGWNLVGNPYPAPLDYTLVTSANTNLENAMYVFESATQYTGSYRPFVNGLPTTNRYVASGQGFFVRVSSGQTSGSLNFLNSQRVTDPATLVPFRRDAVDARPLVQLDLRGTTGAADAFYTYAEAGATPAFDAAFDARKLPNTTGLNLASLASTGEALAIDGRPAFTAASTLALTVGVPAAGTYTLAAATLANLPAGLEAFLTDATTGQTVNLSQQPRYAFSVSPTQAASLLTSRFTLHFAARSVLATAPALTAAEVTLYPNPAHSAFTVLVPGVAGASLVQATLLNALGQVVNRQSTSLPTAGARLTVDAAGLAPGVYTLRLQVGATALAKRVVIQ, encoded by the coding sequence ATGACTAACTTGTTTACCATGAGACCATTGCAACGACTTACCTACTGGCTGGCCCTGGTAGTGGCCGGGCTGGCGCTGCCACTGGCATCCCAGGCGGCCAACCCCATCCTCACCATACAGGGCACGGGTGGAACCGGCTCCGACGTAACGGCCTTTGTCGACCAGGTCGAAATTGTGCGCGTTTCCGATGGAACTGTCGTGTCGGGTGCGGTGGCCAACCTGAGCTTCGAATCGAATAGCGGATTGAGTAACACCGACTTTGGCTACAACCCCACGGGGGCTTCCTGGACGTTCAACCAGGCGTCAGGCATCGCGCGGGTCGGGAGTGCTTTCAGTCCGCCTACTACCGCTTTTGGTAATTTTGTGGCGTTTGTGCAAAGCACCACCAGTCTGGGCAACGGGCAATTCCAACAAGCCCTGACGCTGGCCGATGGCACGTACCAGGTACGCTTCCGGGTGGCCCAGCGTACCTGCTGCACCACCCAGAACCAGCGCCTGAATGTGCTGGTGAACGGCACGCAGGTAGGCACCATTCTCACGACCAATACCACGGGCTACGATGTCTTCACCTCGAACACCTTCGTGGTGGCGCCCAATAATGCGCTGGCGTTTGACGGCACCAACGACCAGGTGAGCATCCCGAACAGTGCGGTTTACAACGCCGCGCTGGCCATCACCCTCGAATCCTGGGTGCGCACGTCGGCAACGGGCGAAAAGTACATCACGACCAAAGCCGACGACTCCTGGTACCTGGCCATGGACGGCGGCGCCGCCGGGGGTGTGGGCACCGGGGTGGCCTCCTTTTACCTCAACGGCCCCTCCACCTCCTCCGGCGGCTGGCTTTACGGCACCACCAACCTGGCCGACGGGCGCTGGCACCACGTGGCCGGCACCTACGACGGCACCACGCTCCGCCTGTACGTGGATGGGGTGCAGCAAAGCAGCCGCGCCGCCAGCGGCGCCATTTCCACGGGCAACAACCAGGTGGACATCGGGACGCGAACCGGCGACTTTTTCTGGAACGGCAGCCTCGACGAGCTGCGCATCTACAACACCGCCCTCACCGTCGCGCAGGTGAGAGCTGACATGTTCAGCACCACGGCGGCCGTGCCGGCCAGTCAGGTGGCGTACTTCAACTTCGACCAAGGCACGGCCGGCGGCAGCAACGCCGGCATCACCACCCTGACCGATCAGAGCACCACGGCCAACAACGGCACGCTGCTCAACTTCGCCCTCACCGGCACCGCCAGCAACTGGGTGCGCAGCTTCCCCACCGTCACCGGCATCTCGCCTACGAGCGGGCAAATCAGCAGCAGCGTGACCGTGGTCGGCACCAACCTGCTCGATGCCACCAGTTTCAAATTCAACGGCACAGCCGTGAACCCCTTTACCGCCCCCATTAGCGATTTCTCTGCCACGGTGACGGTGCCCAGCGGCACCACCACCGGCCCGGTGAGCGTGTCGTCGGCCGCCCTGACGGCCTACAACGGCCCAACCTTCACCGTGCTGGCCACTCCGGCCGTGACCTGGACCGGGGCCACCAGCACCAACTGGGCTACGGCCGGCAACTGGAGCCCCGCCGTGGTGCCCACCAGCTCGATTGACGTGACTATTCCCTCGGGCCCTGCCAACCAGCCCGTGGTGAGCGGTACCCAAGCGGCCAGGAACGTGACCGTGCAGGCCGGTGCCAACCTTACGCTGGCCGCTGCTATCTCACCGATTTCCCAATTCACGCTGCTCAGCCTACTACTGGACAATGGCAGCACCCTCACGCAGGGGGCAGGCAGTGAGCTGTATCCTATGGGCGACATGACCAATAATGGGGCCACCTTCGCCCTTGCCCCGACCAGTAAGGTAGGGTTTATCTTACTCGGACATTCGCTGAAGGGTACAGCGGGCGTTACGTTCCAGACCGTGACGGTAGGCGAACAAGGCAACAACGACTTCCTAAACATCCAGGTGCCGATGCAGGTGCGCCGCAAGCTGGGCCTGTATAACAATTCCAAAACGTCCCTGTTAGGGCTCGGCAGCCTCACGCTGCTGAGCGACGCCACCGGCACGGCCTTGGTAGAAAACGGCATTGGCAGCACGGTAACCGGCACGGTTACGGTGCAGCAGTTCATCTCTTCGACCAACGCCGGCCTTGGCTACCGCCACTACTCGGCCCCGGTGAGCAACACCACCGTAGCCGACCTGGCCACGGCCGGCTTCGCCCCCGAAGTCAGCCAAGCTGCCACCTACAACGCCTCGGCGACCCCCAACACGGTGACGCCCTTCCCCACCGTGTTTGCCTACGACCAGAGCCGTGTGACGCTGACCAACAGCTTCACGCCCTTCGACCGCGGCTTCGCGGTGCCCGCTTCCACCAGCACCGCCCTCACCGTGGGCCAGGGCTACGCCGTCAACATCGCCGGTACCCAGCTCGTGGACTTCGTGGGCACGCTCAACAACGGCAGCATCACCCGCACGCTGGCCCGCAACGCGGCCGGCAGCGCCAACGCGGCCGACGCCGGCTGGAACCTGGTGGGCAACCCCTACCCCGCCCCGCTCGACTACACACTGGTGACCTCGGCCAACACCAACCTGGAAAACGCCATGTACGTGTTTGAAAGCGCCACCCAGTACACCGGCTCGTACCGCCCCTTCGTGAACGGACTGCCTACGACTAACCGCTACGTAGCCAGCGGCCAAGGCTTCTTCGTGCGGGTGAGCAGCGGCCAGACCAGCGGCTCGCTCAACTTCCTGAACAGCCAGCGCGTGACCGACCCCGCCACTCTAGTGCCCTTCCGCCGCGACGCCGTGGACGCCCGGCCCCTGGTGCAGTTGGACCTGCGCGGGACCACCGGCGCGGCCGATGCCTTCTACACCTACGCCGAGGCCGGCGCCACCCCCGCCTTCGACGCGGCCTTCGACGCTCGCAAGCTGCCCAACACCACGGGCCTGAACCTGGCCAGCCTGGCCAGCACCGGCGAGGCCTTGGCCATCGACGGCCGTCCTGCCTTCACCGCCGCCTCTACGCTGGCCCTGACCGTGGGCGTGCCCGCCGCCGGCACCTACACCCTGGCCGCCGCCACCCTGGCCAACCTGCCCGCCGGCCTCGAGGCCTTCCTCACCGATGCCACCACCGGCCAGACCGTGAACCTGAGCCAGCAGCCCCGCTACGCCTTCAGCGTGAGCCCGACCCAGGCCGCTTCCCTGCTCACCAGCCGCTTCACCCTGCACTTTGCCGCCCGCTCGGTGCTGGCCACGGCGCCGGCCCTGACCGCCGCCGAGGTGACGCTCTACCCCAACCCGGCCCACAGCGCCTTCACCGTGCTCGTACCCGGCGTGGCCGGTGCCAGCCTGGTGCAGGCCACCCTGCTCAACGCCCTGGGCCAGGTCGTGAACCGCCAGTCGACCAGCCTGCCCACCGCCGGCGCCCGCCTCACGGTCGATGCGGCCGGACTCGCCCCCGGCGTGTACACCCTGCGCCTGCAGGTTGGCGCGACTGCGCTGGCCAAGCGCGTCGTTATTCAATAA
- a CDS encoding replication initiation protein, producing the protein MESLDKTVAQHNALINARFSFVPLQMRLFLGLLSRIRPDDTDFKEHFVPLNELVFDRRGGSAYEQVDDMCKKLASFTLYIEDLEEGTRRRRRKPSFTYIPLMSEARYTAEQGGVLASFNPKIMPYLLQLRESGNFTTADLKEVLKLKSPHALRIYWLLKEYADFGRRTMTVEQLRFVLDVQEGEYPRFSNFKARILDKAQNELAETDMPFTFELEREGKVVERIKFLFQLALSATKETLPTAEAEWGAALAQIGLNARSIARIGQQLAEGDYDLGYVDFVLDRIQKQHQLGKVKRMAGAIYKALVEKYLLEEYQELLKARETKKKPKAVAAKPVEEVAYRIAEVREMYDNPGPYAKLLERAPTFEEHLQQIYFNQGFAYEQRDGEEWLVK; encoded by the coding sequence ATGGAAAGTCTTGATAAAACTGTGGCGCAACACAATGCGCTTATAAACGCCCGTTTCAGCTTTGTGCCGCTACAGATGCGCCTGTTTTTGGGGCTGCTGTCGCGTATCAGGCCCGATGATACCGACTTCAAGGAGCACTTCGTTCCCCTGAACGAGCTGGTGTTTGACCGCCGGGGCGGGTCGGCCTATGAGCAGGTAGATGACATGTGTAAGAAGCTAGCGTCGTTCACGCTATACATCGAGGACTTGGAGGAAGGCACCCGGCGCCGGCGCCGCAAGCCCAGCTTTACCTACATCCCGCTGATGTCAGAAGCCCGCTACACGGCCGAGCAGGGGGGGGTGCTAGCAAGTTTCAACCCCAAGATTATGCCCTATCTGCTTCAGTTGCGGGAAAGCGGCAACTTCACCACCGCAGATTTGAAGGAGGTGCTAAAGCTGAAAAGCCCACACGCGTTGCGGATTTACTGGCTGCTGAAAGAGTACGCGGATTTTGGCCGGCGCACAATGACGGTGGAACAACTGCGCTTTGTGCTGGATGTGCAGGAAGGGGAGTACCCCCGTTTCAGCAACTTCAAAGCGCGCATCTTGGACAAGGCACAAAACGAACTCGCGGAAACCGACATGCCGTTTACGTTCGAGCTAGAACGGGAAGGCAAGGTGGTAGAACGCATCAAGTTTTTGTTTCAGCTGGCGCTATCTGCTACAAAAGAGACGTTGCCAACGGCGGAGGCGGAGTGGGGCGCGGCACTCGCCCAAATTGGGCTCAATGCCCGTAGCATCGCTCGCATCGGGCAGCAATTAGCGGAGGGCGACTACGACCTTGGATACGTCGATTTTGTTCTTGACCGCATCCAGAAGCAACATCAATTGGGCAAGGTCAAGCGCATGGCTGGAGCCATTTATAAAGCTTTGGTGGAGAAGTACTTGTTGGAGGAATATCAAGAATTGCTGAAAGCAAGGGAAACGAAGAAAAAGCCCAAAGCAGTGGCCGCTAAACCGGTAGAAGAGGTTGCTTACAGAATTGCCGAAGTGCGGGAAATGTATGATAACCCCGGGCCGTATGCAAAGCTGTTGGAGCGCGCGCCAACGTTTGAAGAGCACCTGCAGCAAATCTATTTCAACCAAGGCTTCGCGTACGAACAACGGGACGGCGAAGAGTGGCTGGTAAAGTAA